One Streptomyces sp. L2 genomic window carries:
- a CDS encoding DUF4232 domain-containing protein — MAGIRNSRTRVLTAAATVALAALSLTACNDGTGTVDEGSSTAASASASTGGDSQATPPTSTSASTPASASKGTAAAGTSGSSTSSGAKGSSGAGAKPTPAPARHTGGTGGGTGGSTGSNKPVTCEGSTTKMVAAPLNRPVNHMLLTVTNTGSRTCYLYGYPALRFTGAQAVPPVIDDSHPQAVVTLDPGESGYASVNLSSADGSGSYGHTVKSLTVYFQGRSGDWNAGKAAHPALPAKGVYIDDTLKVTYWQQSMDDAIDW, encoded by the coding sequence ATGGCCGGTATCCGGAACTCCCGCACCCGTGTCCTGACCGCCGCGGCGACCGTCGCACTCGCCGCGCTCTCCCTGACCGCCTGCAACGACGGAACGGGCACGGTCGACGAGGGCTCGTCCACGGCGGCCTCCGCGTCCGCGTCCACCGGGGGCGACTCCCAGGCCACTCCGCCGACGTCGACGTCAGCCTCGACGCCGGCCTCTGCATCGAAGGGCACGGCCGCCGCGGGCACGTCCGGCTCCTCCACGTCCTCCGGCGCCAAGGGCTCCTCGGGCGCCGGTGCCAAGCCGACCCCGGCCCCCGCGCGGCACACGGGCGGCACAGGCGGCGGAACGGGCGGCAGCACGGGATCGAACAAGCCGGTGACCTGTGAGGGCTCGACCACCAAGATGGTCGCCGCCCCGCTCAACCGGCCCGTCAACCACATGCTGCTGACCGTCACCAACACCGGCAGCAGGACCTGCTACCTGTACGGCTACCCGGCCCTCCGCTTCACCGGGGCGCAGGCCGTGCCGCCGGTCATCGACGACTCGCACCCCCAGGCCGTCGTCACGCTCGACCCCGGGGAGTCCGGGTACGCCTCCGTGAACCTGTCCTCCGCCGACGGCAGCGGCTCCTACGGCCACACCGTGAAGTCCCTCACCGTGTACTTCCAGGGCCGCTCCGGTGACTGGAACGCCGGCAAGGCCGCGCACCCCGCGCTGCCCGCGAAGGGTGTCTACATCGACGACACGCTCAAGGTGACGTACTGGCAGCAGTCGATGGACGACGCCATCGACTGGTGA